One segment of Pontibacter akesuensis DNA contains the following:
- the panB gene encoding 3-methyl-2-oxobutanoate hydroxymethyltransferase has product MSIHKNDIKKITTHQLQNMKERGEKISMLTAYDFSMASILDAAGVDVLLVGDSASNVMAGHETTLPITLDQMIYHASSVIRGVQRAFVVVDLPFGSYQGNSSEALRSTIRIMKESGAHGIKLEGGAEIKESVTRILSAGVPVMGHLGLTPQSIYKFGTYSVRAKEEVEAQKLIDDALLLQELGCFSIVLEKIPSALAKRVAETLAIPIIGIGAGPDVDGQVLVVHDMLGINKEFKPRFLRRYADLHTIMTEAVQHYVQDVKSKDFPNEKEAY; this is encoded by the coding sequence ATGTCTATACATAAAAACGATATAAAGAAAATCACCACGCACCAGTTGCAGAACATGAAAGAGCGCGGGGAGAAAATTTCGATGCTCACGGCCTATGATTTCTCAATGGCCTCGATTCTGGATGCCGCCGGTGTGGATGTGCTGCTGGTGGGAGACTCTGCCTCTAACGTAATGGCGGGCCACGAAACCACGCTGCCCATCACGCTGGACCAGATGATTTACCACGCCTCCTCTGTTATCAGAGGTGTGCAGCGTGCCTTTGTGGTGGTAGACCTGCCCTTCGGCTCGTACCAGGGCAACTCCTCTGAGGCACTTCGTTCTACTATCCGAATCATGAAGGAGTCCGGGGCGCATGGCATAAAGCTGGAAGGAGGGGCTGAAATAAAGGAATCCGTGACGCGCATACTTAGCGCCGGCGTACCGGTGATGGGCCACCTGGGCCTGACGCCGCAGTCGATCTACAAATTCGGCACATACTCTGTGCGTGCCAAAGAAGAAGTGGAGGCGCAGAAGCTGATCGACGATGCGCTGCTGCTGCAGGAACTGGGCTGCTTTTCCATCGTACTGGAGAAGATCCCATCCGCACTGGCAAAACGCGTCGCCGAAACACTTGCTATTCCAATAATCGGCATCGGAGCCGGCCCCGACGTTGACGGGCAGGTACTGGTGGTCCATGACATGCTCGGCATCAACAAAGAGTTTAAGCCGCGTTTCCTGCGCCGCTACGCCGACCTGCACACCATCATGACCGAAGCCGTGCAACACTACGTGCAGGACGTAAAAAGCAAAGACTTCCCCAACGAGAAAGAAGCATACTAA
- a CDS encoding putative LPS assembly protein LptD — translation MRHLLILFLLLQLSSFFPTLVAGQIIPAPTAVPLDTAEVTGQDSLSLTAPKGDIATTIKYAARDSILFEVERKVVHLYGDASIEYGDMNLKAAYIEIDYETNTLTAATLPDSTGKEIGTPVFTQGAQTYAAKRIAYNYKTRKGRISEVVTQQGEGYIHSEVVKRNDANEFYGLHNKYTTCNLEHPHFYISAPRIKAIPNDKVMTGPFNLVIGDIPTPLGFLFGLFPTPKSKRSSGVIVPSYGENSRGFFLNDGGYYFAWNEYIGTRLTGDIYSLGGYNMDVSTNYIKRYSYRGNFSFTYDYFRNDEADIAASESRSTDNAFSQLPPTQRTFWVRWNHTPVTKPGRGTFTASIDAGSQLHQRVNFNGAAQYLAPTFNSSISYQKTIPNSPFSYTIKARQSQVTETGNMTFVLPDLNFSMSQVALSDLFTDVPSTNKWYEKFTLTYNVSASNRVTNVVPARNTSQFPVLEASPADTIDLNFRNLNQLWQSGEKSAIHSFGIGLGNYKVLKYFNFSPSINYSEAWLDEKYSFRFDPDSQRVDVDTTGFGRVYQYGASAGLSTTVYGTVYVKGKRVEAIRHLIRPNISYSYRPDFADPRFGFYQRTLVGVDTRTNRAEYRNLGRFESNLPPTGLSSALNFGIDNNIEMKVKSKNDSTGTKYEKVSIIDVLRINSAYDFARDSLKLSPVRISMSTKLFKIVNLNFNTTLDPYQVDSTGRAIDRYVFDARRLRVARLTDATLNLTASLSPEAFRTDEALPANLPALTPDENPLLPEYIDFKIPWTLSLNYSLSHRRSFGVNGETNLIQTVGLQGSLNITEKWKVTYNGTYDFTNGNISYATMQIYRDLHCWDMSIGWTPFGLLRGYNLTINARSSLLQDLKLTKRSKNNAFGY, via the coding sequence TTGCGCCACTTATTAATCCTTTTCCTGCTGCTGCAACTCAGCAGCTTCTTTCCAACGCTGGTGGCTGGCCAGATTATCCCCGCTCCCACTGCTGTACCGCTCGATACAGCCGAAGTGACAGGGCAGGACTCGCTCAGCCTGACGGCTCCCAAAGGCGACATTGCGACCACTATCAAATATGCTGCCAGAGACTCCATCCTGTTTGAAGTAGAACGGAAGGTGGTGCATCTGTACGGCGACGCCAGTATAGAATATGGCGACATGAACCTAAAAGCCGCCTACATCGAGATCGACTACGAGACAAACACACTTACCGCGGCCACACTGCCCGACTCCACCGGAAAAGAGATTGGCACGCCCGTATTTACACAGGGGGCACAGACCTACGCGGCCAAACGCATTGCCTACAACTACAAAACCCGGAAGGGCCGCATCTCTGAGGTAGTAACGCAACAGGGCGAGGGATACATACACTCTGAGGTGGTAAAACGCAACGATGCGAACGAATTTTACGGGCTGCATAACAAGTATACCACCTGTAACCTGGAGCACCCGCACTTCTACATCAGTGCACCACGCATAAAGGCCATCCCGAACGACAAAGTGATGACGGGGCCGTTTAACCTCGTGATAGGCGACATTCCTACGCCGCTAGGGTTTTTGTTTGGTCTCTTCCCGACGCCAAAGAGCAAGCGTTCCTCCGGTGTGATCGTGCCCAGTTACGGGGAGAACTCCCGTGGCTTTTTCCTGAATGATGGGGGCTATTATTTTGCCTGGAACGAATACATCGGCACCCGCCTGACCGGGGATATCTACTCGTTGGGTGGCTATAACATGGACGTGAGCACCAACTACATCAAGCGCTACTCCTACCGCGGCAACTTCTCGTTCACGTATGATTATTTCAGGAACGATGAAGCCGATATCGCTGCATCCGAGTCACGCTCTACGGACAACGCCTTTAGCCAACTGCCGCCGACACAGCGTACTTTCTGGGTGAGGTGGAACCATACGCCAGTTACCAAACCGGGCCGCGGCACCTTTACGGCAAGTATAGACGCCGGTAGCCAGTTGCACCAGCGCGTTAACTTTAACGGCGCGGCACAGTACCTGGCCCCTACGTTTAACTCCAGCATCTCGTACCAGAAAACAATACCAAACTCCCCGTTCAGCTACACCATTAAGGCAAGGCAGTCGCAGGTAACGGAAACAGGCAACATGACGTTTGTGCTGCCCGATCTGAACTTCAGCATGTCGCAGGTGGCGCTTTCTGATCTTTTTACGGATGTACCCTCTACCAACAAGTGGTATGAGAAGTTTACGCTTACCTACAACGTGAGCGCCTCCAACCGGGTAACCAACGTGGTTCCGGCACGCAATACCTCCCAGTTCCCGGTGCTGGAGGCAAGCCCTGCCGATACCATCGACCTGAACTTCCGTAACCTGAACCAACTGTGGCAGAGCGGCGAGAAATCGGCCATTCACTCATTCGGCATTGGCCTGGGCAATTACAAAGTCCTGAAGTACTTCAACTTTTCGCCCAGCATTAACTACAGCGAGGCCTGGCTCGACGAGAAGTACTCCTTCCGGTTCGACCCGGACTCACAGCGCGTTGACGTGGACACCACCGGCTTTGGCCGCGTTTACCAGTATGGCGCCAGCGCCGGCCTGAGCACCACGGTGTATGGCACCGTGTATGTAAAGGGCAAGCGCGTGGAGGCGATTCGCCACCTCATCCGGCCGAACATCAGCTACAGCTACCGCCCTGATTTTGCCGACCCCAGGTTTGGCTTCTACCAGCGCACCCTGGTGGGCGTGGACACCCGCACAAATCGGGCGGAATACCGCAACCTGGGCCGCTTTGAATCGAACCTGCCGCCAACCGGCCTGAGCTCTGCGCTTAACTTTGGCATAGACAACAACATTGAGATGAAGGTAAAGTCAAAGAACGACTCTACCGGCACCAAGTACGAGAAGGTGAGCATTATCGACGTGCTGCGCATCAACTCCGCCTACGACTTTGCCCGTGACTCTTTGAAGTTGTCTCCTGTCCGAATTTCAATGAGCACCAAGCTGTTCAAAATCGTGAACCTGAACTTCAACACCACGCTGGACCCCTACCAGGTGGATAGCACAGGCAGAGCCATCGACCGCTACGTATTTGATGCACGTAGGCTGCGTGTGGCCCGTCTAACGGATGCCACGCTGAACCTGACAGCCAGTTTGAGCCCTGAGGCGTTCCGAACAGATGAAGCACTGCCGGCTAACCTGCCCGCTCTCACACCGGATGAAAACCCGCTGCTGCCTGAGTACATCGACTTCAAAATTCCGTGGACGCTAAGCCTGAACTACTCACTTTCGCACCGCCGCAGCTTTGGCGTTAATGGCGAAACCAACCTGATTCAAACAGTGGGCCTGCAGGGCTCGCTGAACATCACGGAAAAGTGGAAGGTAACCTACAACGGCACGTACGACTTTACGAATGGCAATATTTCCTACGCCACCATGCAGATCTACCGCGACCTCCACTGCTGGGACATGAGCATCGGCTGGACACCGTTTGGCCTGCTGCGCGGGTATAACCTCACCATCAACGCCAGGTCGTCGCTGCTGCAGGACCTGAAGCTCACCAAACGCAGCAAAAACAACGCATTCGGATATTAA
- a CDS encoding N-acetylmuramoyl-L-alanine amidase family protein: MKNIVIVSVLAFVFLLCSSNTLDFKKEYKLRTVVIDAGHGGKDVGCNGRMSHEADVALSLAKQVGALIEQNVPGVKVVYTRKDDTFVELIDRAGIANKNNADLFISIHLNAGPAAAYGTETYTMGLHTSNGNLNVAKRENSVILQEENYEANYNGFDPNSPQSHILFALHQSAYIDNSLRFAEKVEREFSTKAGRKSRGVKQAGFLVLWKSYMPSVLIECGFLTNPTEEKFLNDKTGQSYIASGIYRAFKEYKQELEAMN; the protein is encoded by the coding sequence GTGAAAAATATTGTTATTGTTTCTGTTCTGGCATTTGTTTTTTTGCTGTGCTCCTCGAATACGCTTGACTTCAAAAAAGAATACAAGCTGCGTACTGTAGTGATTGATGCGGGCCACGGGGGGAAGGATGTAGGGTGTAACGGCAGGATGTCGCACGAGGCTGATGTGGCCCTGAGCCTTGCCAAGCAGGTGGGCGCCCTGATTGAGCAGAACGTGCCAGGGGTGAAAGTGGTGTATACCCGAAAGGACGATACCTTTGTGGAACTGATAGACCGCGCCGGTATTGCCAACAAGAACAACGCCGACCTCTTCATCTCTATTCACTTAAACGCAGGCCCTGCCGCCGCTTACGGCACCGAGACCTACACCATGGGGCTCCATACTTCAAACGGAAACCTGAACGTGGCCAAAAGGGAGAACTCTGTAATCCTGCAGGAAGAGAACTATGAGGCCAACTACAACGGCTTCGACCCGAACTCCCCACAGAGCCATATTTTGTTTGCCCTGCACCAGAGTGCCTACATCGACAACAGCCTGCGCTTTGCTGAAAAAGTGGAACGCGAGTTCAGCACAAAGGCAGGCCGCAAGAGCCGCGGCGTAAAGCAGGCGGGCTTTTTGGTGCTGTGGAAGTCGTACATGCCTAGCGTGCTGATTGAGTGCGGCTTTCTGACTAACCCTACCGAAGAAAAATTTCTTAACGATAAAACGGGGCAGTCGTATATTGCATCAGGTATATATCGAGCCTTCAAAGAATACAAGCAGGAGCTCGAGGCCATGAACTAA
- a CDS encoding MlaD family protein encodes MRISKEVKVALLGIVALVILYFGFMFLKGSDIFSDSNKYYVEYANVDGLVPSNPVILNGIQVGSVQGMELLTEQGNRIRVEIGVLKDIDVGDSTIAALGNSDLLGSKAITLHLGNSTTLYKGGEKLIPYNASSITDIISNKTVPIIDKVDTTLARVNRLLDSEAKDNLQNILANTEATTEAINRILRANQENINQITSNISSLTTSLRETQRHINHLAQNMSEITDTLKRAEINQLVRNANQAVTELEAAATKLNSGQGSLGRLMNDEQLYENLNRSTESLNLLLRDVQAYPKRYVNFSVFGRKDKYKVDETGRVITLEEVKEMQEDNAAEFRTVPDTVYVPVPAKNTVPGAAIVPAKTDSVKSN; translated from the coding sequence GTGAGAATATCCAAAGAAGTTAAAGTTGCGTTACTAGGCATTGTCGCACTTGTCATATTGTATTTCGGTTTCATGTTCCTGAAAGGGTCAGATATCTTCTCTGACTCGAATAAGTACTATGTGGAGTATGCCAATGTAGATGGCCTGGTGCCTTCAAACCCTGTTATTCTGAACGGGATACAGGTTGGCTCTGTGCAGGGCATGGAGCTTCTCACCGAGCAGGGCAACCGGATCAGGGTAGAGATTGGGGTGCTGAAGGATATTGATGTGGGCGACTCCACCATTGCAGCCCTCGGCAACTCTGACCTACTCGGCAGCAAAGCCATTACGCTGCACCTGGGCAACAGTACCACCCTCTACAAAGGCGGTGAAAAGCTTATTCCCTACAACGCGAGCAGCATCACCGACATCATCTCAAATAAAACGGTTCCTATCATCGACAAGGTGGACACCACGCTTGCCCGCGTAAACCGCCTACTGGATAGCGAAGCGAAGGACAACCTGCAGAACATCCTGGCTAACACCGAGGCGACCACCGAAGCCATCAACCGGATACTGCGCGCCAACCAGGAGAATATCAACCAGATTACGAGTAACATAAGTTCGTTAACCACCTCGCTCCGCGAAACACAGCGCCACATCAACCACCTGGCTCAAAACATGTCTGAGATTACAGATACGCTAAAGCGAGCAGAGATAAATCAACTGGTGCGAAACGCAAACCAGGCAGTAACGGAACTGGAGGCCGCGGCCACCAAACTCAACTCAGGCCAGGGCTCTTTGGGCAGGCTGATGAACGACGAGCAGCTCTATGAGAACCTGAACCGCTCCACCGAATCCCTGAATCTGTTGCTGCGCGATGTGCAGGCCTACCCGAAGCGCTATGTGAACTTCTCCGTGTTTGGCCGAAAAGACAAGTATAAAGTAGACGAGACAGGCCGTGTGATCACGCTGGAGGAGGTAAAGGAGATGCAGGAGGATAATGCCGCCGAATTCCGTACGGTGCCGGACACAGTATATGTGCCTGTTCCTGCTAAAAATACGGTTCCGGGGGCTGCCATTGTGCCAGCCAAAACGGATAGCGTTAAATCAAACTAA
- a CDS encoding acyl-CoA carboxylase subunit beta, whose amino-acid sequence MDIEFNKNEDALKQLSFQLKNKLQKVHLGGGEKRIAKEHAKGKMTARERINYLLDEGTEFLEVGAFAGEGMYEEVGGCPSGGVVTGIGYIRGRQCVVVANDATVKAGAWFPITAKKNLRAQEISIENKLPIVYLVDSAGVFLPMQDEIFPDKEHFGRMFRNNAVMSSMGIVQIAAIMGSCVAGGAYLPIMSDEALIVEGTGSVFLAGSYLVKSAIGESIDNETLGGATTHSEISGVTDYKCKDDKEALDHIRNIFDKMGENPKAGFSRVAPAAPKLEEKEIYGLLPSDRVKPYDMMDIILRLVDNSEFEPYKDLYGQTLICGLARVDGWSVGIVANQRKIVKSKKGEMQMGGVIYSDSADKAARFIMNCNQKKIPLVFLQDVSGFMVGSKSEHGGIIKDGAKMVSAMSNSVVPKFTILVGNSYGAGNYAMCGKAYDPRLIYSWPTAQLAVMSGAAAAKTLLQIQVSSLKAKGEVITPEAEQELLERITNKYNEELSPYYAAARLWVDGIIDPLETRKVISMGIEAANHAPIEKPYNVGVIQT is encoded by the coding sequence ATGGATATCGAATTCAACAAAAACGAAGACGCACTGAAGCAGCTATCTTTTCAGCTGAAGAACAAACTACAGAAGGTACACCTGGGCGGCGGTGAGAAACGCATTGCCAAAGAACACGCGAAGGGTAAGATGACCGCCCGCGAGCGCATCAACTACCTGCTGGATGAAGGCACCGAATTCCTGGAGGTAGGCGCTTTTGCCGGTGAGGGAATGTACGAGGAAGTTGGCGGCTGCCCAAGCGGCGGCGTGGTAACCGGTATCGGCTACATCAGGGGCCGTCAGTGTGTGGTGGTGGCCAACGACGCCACCGTGAAGGCCGGCGCCTGGTTCCCGATCACTGCCAAGAAAAACCTGCGTGCCCAGGAAATCTCCATCGAGAACAAACTGCCGATTGTATACTTAGTGGACAGTGCCGGTGTGTTCCTGCCGATGCAGGACGAAATTTTCCCGGACAAGGAGCACTTCGGCCGCATGTTCCGCAACAATGCGGTAATGAGCTCCATGGGCATTGTTCAGATTGCCGCCATCATGGGCAGTTGCGTGGCCGGCGGGGCTTACCTGCCCATTATGAGTGACGAGGCCCTGATTGTGGAAGGCACAGGATCTGTTTTCCTGGCGGGTTCCTACCTGGTAAAATCTGCCATTGGCGAGTCGATTGATAACGAAACCTTAGGCGGCGCCACCACGCATTCCGAGATATCGGGCGTAACGGACTACAAGTGCAAAGACGATAAAGAGGCGCTGGACCATATCCGCAACATCTTCGATAAGATGGGTGAGAACCCGAAAGCCGGCTTTAGCCGCGTGGCGCCCGCTGCCCCGAAACTGGAGGAGAAGGAAATCTACGGGCTGCTGCCCTCTGACCGCGTGAAGCCTTACGACATGATGGACATCATACTTCGGTTGGTGGACAACTCGGAGTTTGAACCTTACAAAGACCTGTATGGACAGACCTTGATATGCGGCCTTGCCCGAGTAGATGGCTGGTCTGTTGGTATTGTGGCGAACCAGCGCAAAATTGTGAAGAGCAAGAAAGGCGAGATGCAGATGGGTGGCGTGATTTACTCCGACTCGGCCGACAAAGCCGCACGCTTTATCATGAACTGCAATCAGAAGAAGATTCCGCTGGTGTTCCTGCAGGACGTTTCTGGTTTTATGGTGGGCAGCAAATCTGAGCATGGCGGCATTATTAAAGACGGCGCCAAAATGGTGAGTGCCATGTCTAACTCGGTTGTGCCGAAGTTTACCATACTTGTAGGCAACAGCTACGGAGCCGGCAACTACGCCATGTGCGGCAAGGCCTACGACCCGCGCCTGATCTACTCCTGGCCAACAGCCCAGTTAGCCGTGATGAGTGGCGCTGCCGCTGCTAAAACGCTGCTTCAGATCCAGGTATCTTCGCTCAAAGCAAAAGGAGAGGTGATAACGCCGGAGGCCGAGCAGGAACTGCTGGAGCGCATCACCAACAAGTATAACGAGGAGCTGTCGCCATACTATGCGGCGGCCAGACTTTGGGTAGATGGCATCATTGATCCGCTGGAAACGCGCAAAGTAATCTCAATGGGCATCGAAGCGGCCAACCACGCGCCGATAGAGAAACCGTACAATGTGGGTGTGATCCAAACGTGA
- a CDS encoding transglutaminase-like domain-containing protein, which translates to MTKNEIKALISLLDDRDNEVATYVEKQIVHLGEGIIPFLEEEWEETLNADLQKKIEDLIHNLQFGGLLQRLKTWKETGAENLLEGMWLVNSYLYPDVEFASINKTIDQLYFDAWTQMKEEMHPYDQVKALNNVLFREKRFTANTKNFHSPANSMLHLVLESKRGNPLTLCVLYMTLAQRLDMPVYGVNLPNLFILTYKLDGMQFYINVYNKGLILSKSDIDNYILQLDLNPMDIFYEPCSNLEIVKRALRNLAFSFEKMDDPEKATEVMKLLTAITDEDPVV; encoded by the coding sequence GTGACGAAGAACGAAATAAAGGCGCTGATCTCGCTGCTGGATGACAGGGACAATGAGGTGGCGACGTATGTGGAGAAGCAGATTGTGCACTTAGGCGAAGGCATTATTCCATTTCTGGAAGAGGAGTGGGAGGAGACGCTGAACGCTGACCTGCAAAAGAAAATAGAAGACCTGATTCATAACCTGCAATTCGGGGGGCTGCTGCAGCGCCTGAAGACCTGGAAGGAAACCGGGGCCGAGAACCTGTTGGAGGGCATGTGGCTGGTGAATTCTTACCTGTACCCGGACGTGGAGTTCGCTTCCATCAATAAAACCATCGACCAGCTGTACTTCGATGCCTGGACGCAGATGAAGGAGGAAATGCACCCCTACGACCAGGTGAAGGCGCTGAATAACGTGCTGTTCCGGGAGAAGCGTTTCACGGCGAACACCAAGAACTTCCATTCGCCGGCCAACTCCATGCTGCACCTGGTGCTGGAGAGCAAGCGCGGCAACCCGCTTACCCTGTGCGTGCTCTACATGACGCTGGCGCAGCGCCTGGATATGCCAGTGTACGGCGTGAACCTGCCCAACCTGTTTATACTTACCTATAAGCTGGATGGCATGCAGTTTTACATCAATGTGTACAACAAAGGCCTTATCCTGAGCAAATCAGACATCGACAACTACATCCTGCAGCTCGACCTGAACCCGATGGATATCTTCTATGAGCCCTGCTCTAACCTGGAGATCGTGAAGCGCGCCCTGCGCAACCTTGCCTTCTCGTTTGAGAAGATGGATGATCCGGAAAAGGCAACCGAAGTGATGAAACTGCTCACGGCCATCACTGACGAGGACCCGGTAGTATAA
- a CDS encoding thioredoxin family protein produces the protein MKHLASLATALLFSLSAFAQSGGYKLGDKVADFTLKGVNNENTSLSNFTNAKTVVLVFTNNQCPYAKLYENRLVTLASSYGSKGVQFVYINSGAGDAGETLQDMGTKKYSPYLSDEGQKISSQFGATKTPEVFVLHNNNGEFILKYKGAIDDNPQVAGDVKNFYLKNVLDEVLANKALTSTDKRATGCLIKKY, from the coding sequence ATGAAACACCTAGCCTCTCTTGCCACAGCCTTATTGTTCTCGCTGAGTGCCTTTGCACAGTCTGGCGGCTACAAACTAGGTGATAAAGTGGCGGACTTCACCCTGAAGGGCGTGAACAACGAGAACACGTCCCTTAGTAATTTTACAAATGCCAAGACGGTTGTGCTGGTGTTTACCAACAACCAGTGCCCCTATGCTAAATTGTACGAAAACCGATTGGTAACGCTTGCCAGCAGCTACGGTAGCAAAGGCGTGCAGTTTGTTTACATTAACTCAGGTGCTGGCGATGCTGGCGAAACTTTGCAGGACATGGGCACTAAAAAGTATAGCCCTTACCTCTCTGACGAGGGACAAAAGATAAGCTCGCAGTTTGGCGCCACCAAGACCCCAGAGGTGTTTGTGCTGCATAACAACAATGGTGAGTTTATTCTCAAATATAAAGGCGCTATCGACGATAACCCGCAGGTGGCAGGCGATGTGAAGAACTTTTACCTGAAGAACGTGCTGGATGAGGTGCTGGCAAACAAAGCCCTGACCTCCACCGATAAGCGCGCTACAGGTTGTTTGATCAAGAAGTACTAG
- a CDS encoding 4'-phosphopantetheinyl transferase family protein gives MPLLLSKFINDNTIIGLWRLEEPLDDLLQALPPQASVDKRLAEVHPKRQREWLASRVLTYSLLEELTPLPLQLLRNELGKPYFSDSRFHVSISHSPAMAAVILSDTYEVGIDIELISPKALRVQEKFLTDQEQTYTLADERETCLYWSAKETLYKMYSRKQLIFKENLAVEPLDKANLLQGRVQTENFSKLYRIHHETLYGHVLTYCIDQALAKV, from the coding sequence ATGCCCCTGCTACTCTCCAAGTTTATCAACGACAACACGATTATAGGCCTGTGGCGCCTGGAGGAGCCACTGGACGACCTGCTGCAGGCGCTGCCGCCGCAAGCCAGCGTAGACAAGCGATTGGCGGAAGTGCACCCCAAACGGCAGCGGGAGTGGCTGGCAAGCCGCGTGCTCACCTATAGCCTGCTGGAAGAACTTACGCCGCTACCCCTGCAGCTGCTGCGCAACGAACTGGGGAAGCCCTACTTCTCCGATTCCCGCTTTCATGTCTCCATTTCCCATTCCCCGGCCATGGCTGCGGTTATACTTTCAGACACTTATGAGGTTGGCATAGATATTGAATTAATATCCCCGAAAGCCTTGCGTGTGCAGGAAAAGTTTCTGACAGACCAAGAGCAGACGTATACTTTAGCTGATGAACGGGAAACATGCCTGTACTGGAGTGCAAAGGAAACCTTGTATAAAATGTACAGCCGTAAACAATTGATTTTTAAGGAGAACCTGGCGGTGGAGCCATTGGATAAAGCAAATCTCCTGCAAGGGCGTGTACAAACAGAAAATTTTTCTAAATTGTACCGTATTCACCACGAAACCCTGTACGGACACGTATTAACCTACTGTATCGATCAAGCACTTGCTAAAGTATAA